From one Planococcus citri chromosome 3, ihPlaCitr1.1, whole genome shotgun sequence genomic stretch:
- the LOC135839624 gene encoding plexin-A2-like: MMFFDRKFIFYAILVLCSKSKNVLLLSGEESPYFDVREFTHHYGIPKLNKLAVNRNTGIVYIGAVNHLYQLSPNLTLQSNISTRPILKFNSSDNEAKNNPKLQMDNYNKILVIDYHHSRLIVCGNVQENPCVIYSTENSISQLNGNQIVEKVNAIDAGSSVVAVVNDVKNENNPNFTLGVVTSRDYLAGIPINIPIYIHVLRKVPSNDKVYYWERTAIHTTAPSDVREERYNITYVYGFYFKNRSWFLKTEESFTSQKSPYISKLVQIPHGDYDYQRIAPTQLPIKCIAGRKHYDLVQAAHVGKPGSLLAKSLNIAPNDDVIFAIFSESQDLHGYSNKPGNLSALCIYSLERICKNITRKGCHPQGPGPLKNEIDFNERCSVSASPTMTFDILLTAINAKANGNNTDLFIGTNTGHVKRIIVKNSTFAYEDDDIEIDEGSPVNSNLLFSPNKDHLYVMTQYRVTKINVKQFNCSLYTTYDHCVMLKGGTQCCGWCGFLNKCTIKYKCDSPNYSSWIEHDFRKTGLILKCNLPKLQLSKSEDLQLYLEDKFLKHINDTFYCNYSIENNTWITTAIIHWHRRNRHQKDYNINCPTPEVKNFTSLQLRQHIFNVTLSISTNHIRDIVTKTYSLSYCNQIDSCRSCVSAPIACHWCSENNQCVYSVLNECPSNKLVTSESTKGGNLKYCYKYKKNNESESRTAESCQVYVVYDACVLSFSHSNCGWCSSSHTCTIQTRCPIQNNSVWIETDFRKTISFKTINSEYIQSGYLGKIELQLIAGNSRIFVAYPNLQCVITVSNPKFELIVEAYMANGTVNCILSKSLQSPTIPKGIHALVAKLSLQTSNLDVQNIWNTNITVFDCQAYSSSGKCIFSTFPCYWCSNTHKCIYNAEKNAKCPNAPFSEIIVFWPLRGPQEGGTNINILGQNLSDPFNNSQHGIRVAGKSCIPQRNNCIAMKKIVCTIEQSSSLQVQGGPVEIQVNGQTLVTSQQNFTFANPEIKSIHPVKGPAYGGTILTITGKNLDVGSSIRVHIGEILCSIFSISPSEMKCITEGDSLSPTSSSNSTEKHPNIKISDVFISYDNTSLKSGSFEYFKDNQRDDKGFNLVPKGIPSGGVEILIHNVNLTRTQALLFVIHHDDKTFHSPCKIQNDSITTLSCTSPPISNVKNELLDPQNPRKMEFLLTNNLSSNPLIDIIHDNISEFLLYPDPEFHHFLNSSIKIDKNNYLIIQGKNINKACQKTDITVIVGSNTCKVLSLSLEQVICVLPQSEQNSFADETEEEDLLSKYHNITILIGENFKRIVPKYTDSKGNEKDLVPVVAIAFTGVVLSIIVYHFIYRKKILAKSLQKLKKMQRQMNQLELCVAAECKEAFTELQTQITTFTSDNSCNSLPFHNYCKYTLKFLFPNLNDHSIILSGKTILIHKEKGLQLFDELIMNKNFLMSFVRTLESDKNFSMNDRVYVASMIMITLQKDMSYCTDILKILMSDLIERNTRSNCHPKLLFRRTESVAEKMLSAWFSFLLHKFLRETAGYPLINLFSAIKQQINKGPVDMITSESRYCLSETKMIRQKIDYHSLTIFVNVSQQAASMIKLQSVEHKFQVRVLDCDTISQVKEKIMDVISPSLSYSQQPNLSEICLEWLTDKPDTMILFDDDFTSKVTGNWRQKNTLLHYGILDGAAFHLISVNEANHRTSHVTSYLSNEHVSKLSSILHVASRKSAVDSTSAQSNEACLKEWHLVEPFNLNDDPEMANNQIVPEIYLTRLLAMKSSLQKFVNDLFKAIFKITHQNNCFPVAIKYMFDFLDDQALQHGITDPEVMHVWKNNCLPLRFWVNLIKNPDFLFDIHKSNPIDSCLSVIAQLLMDSCSTAELHLSKDSATSKLLYAKEIPFYRRWVEKYYADIKKMPKISPQDMSAMLRVESQTHAVGFDVNVSTYELYKYADKYKEKLITALKDDQLVQEDSLALKFQRVLETMSVSWNS; this comes from the coding sequence ATGATGTTCtttgatagaaaatttattttttatgcaataCTTGTATTatgttcaaaatcaaagaaTGTGTTATTGTTATCCGGTGAAGAGTCACCATACTTTGACGTCAGAGAGTTCACTCATCATTATGGCATAccaaagttgaataaattagCAGTAAACAGAAATACTGGAATAGTGTACATAGGCGCAGTAAATCACTTGTACCAACTGTCACCCAACCTAACATTGCAAAGTAATATCTCAACTAGACCCATcttgaaattcaattcatcTGATAATGAAGCAAAGAATAATCCTAAACTTCAGATggataattataataaaatctTGGTAATTGATTATCACCATTCAAGATTAATAGTGTGTGGAAATGTACAGGAAAACCCATGCGTCATATATTCAACTGAAAATAGCATATCTCAATTGAATGGAAATCAAATAGTTGAAAAAGTGAATGCTATTGATGCAGGTTCATCTGTAGTTGCAGTTGTTAATGATGTTAAGAACGAAAACAATCCAAATTTTACTTTGGGTGTAGTAACATCACGGGATTATTTAGCTGGCATACctataaatatacctatatacatCCATGTTTTGAGAAAAGTTCCATCTAATGACAAGGTGTATTATTGGGAAAGAACCGCTATTCATACAACAGCTCCCAGCGATGTGCGTGAAGAAAGGTACAATATAACTTATGTCTatggattttattttaaaaaccgCAGCTGGTTTTTGAAGACTGAGGAAAGTTTCACTAGCCAAAAATCACCTTATATTTCGAAATTAGTGCAGATTCCTCATGGGGACTATGATTATCAGCGCATTGCGCCAACCCAACTTCCTATCAAGTGCATTGCTGGAAGGAAACATTATGATTTGGTGCAAGCAGCACATGTTGGAAAACCTGGTTCACTATTAGCAAAATCATTGAATATTGCTCCCAATGATGATGTGATATTTGCAATATTTTCTGAAAGTCAAGACCTGCACGGTTATTCCAATAAACCTGGGAACCTCAGTGCCTTGTGCATATATTCACTTGAAAGAATATGCAAAAACATTACACGTAAAGGATGTCATCCTCAGGGTCCAGGacctttgaaaaatgagattgaCTTCAATGAAAGATGTTCTGTAAGTGCTTCTCCTACAATGACATTTGATATACTTTTAACAGCAATCAACGCTAAAGCCAACGGAAACAACACTGACTTATTCATTGGTACAAATACTGGTCATGTAAAAAGaattattgtgaaaaattccacCTTTGCATATGAAGACGATGACATTGAAATTGATGAAGGATCTCCTGTCAATTCCAACCTATTATTTTCCCCAAATAAAGACCATTTGTATGTTATGACTCAGTACAGAGTTACTAAAATCAATGTAAAACAGTTCAACTGTTCCTTGTACACAACTTATGATCATTGTGTGATGTTGAAAGGAGGTACTCAATGCTGTGGATGGTGTGGATTCCTCAATAAATGCACCATTAAATACAAGTGTGATTCTCCGAACTATTCTTCATGGATTGagcatgattttcgaaaaactggattaattttgaaatgtaatCTTCCGAAATTGCAGTTGAGTAAGTCTGAAGATTTACAATTATATCTTGAAGACAAATTTCTTAAGCATATCAATGATACATTTTACTGCAACTATAGTATTGAGAACAACACTTGGATAACAACAGCTATTATTCATTGGCACCGAAGAAATCGGCACCAGAAAGATTATAATATCAACTGCCCCACACCAGAAGTCAAGAATTTTACATCATTACAACTCAGACAACATATTTTCAATGTTACTCTGTCAATCAGCACAAATCATATTAGAGATATTGTCACCAAGACATACTCTTTATCCTATTGTAACCAAATCGACTCTTGTAGGAGTTGTGTTTCAGCACCAATTGCTTGTCACTGGTGCTCTGAAAATAACCAATGTGTATATAGTGTACTTAATGAATGCCCAAGCAATAAACTTGTCACCAGTGAATCAACTAAAGGAGGAAACTTGAAGTATTgttataaatacaaaaaaaacaatgaatcaGAAAGTAGGACAGCAGAGAGTTGTCAAGTTTATGTCGTTTATGATGCATGTGTGTTATCATTTAGCCACTCCAACTGTGGCTGGTGCTCATCATCTCACACATGCACTATACAAACTAGGTGCccaattcaaaataattcagtATGGATTGaaacagattttagaaaaacaatttCGTTCAAAACAATTAATTCAGAATACATACAAAGTGGATACCtaggaaaaattgaacttcaatTGATTGCTGgaaattctagaatttttgtTGCTTACCCTAACCTTCAATGTGTGATTACagtttcaaatccaaaatttgagctGATTGTGGAAGCCTATATGGCAAATGGAACAGTCAACTGCATCCTATCAAAATCATTACAATCACCTACAATACCAAAGGGTATCCATGCTTTAGTTGCAAAATTATCACTTCAGACAAGCAACCTGGACGTACAAAATATTTGGAACACAAACATTACAGTTTTTGATTGTCAGGCATACTCTTCAAGTggaaagtgtattttttctactttccCATGTTACTGGTGTTCAAATACACACAAATGTATTTACAATgctgagaaaaacgcaaaatgtCCAAATGCTCCATTTTCAGAGATCATCGTATTTTGGCCTCTGAGAGGACCACAAGAAGGTGGAACTAATATCAACATTCTAGGTCAAAACTTAAGTGACCCATTTAATAACTCTCAGCATGGCATTAGAGTTGCTGGGAAATCATGTATACCACAAAGAAACAACTGTATagccatgaaaaaaattgtatgcacTATTGAGCAGTCAAGTTCACTTCAAGTACAAGGAGGTCCCGTTGAAATACAGGTGAATGGACAAACCTTGGTAACATCTCAACAAAACTTCACTTTTGCCAATCCAGAAATTAAAAGCATTCATCCTGTTAAAGGCCCCGCATATGGTGGCACCATACTAACAATTACAGGCAAAAACCTTGATGTTGGAAGTTCAATCAGAGTTCatattggagaaattttgtgttcaatattttcaatcagTCCATCTGAAATGAAATGTATCACTGAGGGCGACAGTCTATCTCCCACATCATCAAGTAATAGTACAGAGAAACATCCAAATATTAAAATATCTGATGTTTTTATATCATATGACAACACTTCCCTAAAGAGTGGTTCTTTTGAGTACTTTAAAGACAATCAACGTGATGATAAGGGTTTTAATTTGGTACCAAAAGGTATTCCTTCTGGcggtgttgaaattttaatacacaaTGTAAACCTGACCAGGACACAAGCATTGTTGTTTGTTATACACCATGATGATAAAACTTTTCACAGCCcctgtaaaattcaaaatgattccATAACAACCTTATCATGTACATCACCTCCCATatcaaatgtaaaaaatgaattactaGACCCACAAAATCccagaaaaatggaatttttactaACAAACAATTTGTCAAGCAACCCACTGATTGATATTATACATGACAATATCTCAGAATTTCTCTTGTATCCAGACCCagagtttcatcattttttaaattcctctatcaaaattgacaaaaacaattaTTTAATCATTCAAGGAAAGAATATAAATAAGGCTTGTCAAAAAACTGATATTACTGTAATAGTAGGAAGTAACACTTGTAAAGTGCTCTCATTATCTTTGGAACAAGTCATTTGTGTTCTACCACAATCAGAGCAAAATAGTTTTGCTGATGAGACTGAAGAAGAAGATCTGTTGTCAAAGTATCATAACATCACCATATTGATTGGAGAGAACTTTAAAAGAATAGTCCCAAAGTATACAGATTCCAAGGGTAATGAGAAGGATTTAGTGCCTGTGGTGGCCATAGCTTTCACTGGAGTTGTCTTATCCATCATTGTgtatcattttatttatcgcaaaaaaatactggcaaaaagcttacaaaaattgaagaaaatgcaACGACAAATGAATCAACTTGAATTATGTGTTGCTGCTGAATGCAAAGAAGCCTTCACAGAATTACAAACCCAGATAACTACTTTTACCTCAGACAATTCATGCAATAGTTTACCATTCCACAACTATTGCAAATAcacattgaaatttctgtttccGAACCTTAATGACCACTCCATTATTCTCAGTGGAAAAACAATACTGATCCATAAAGAAAAAGGATTACAGCTGTTTGATGAATTGATCAtgaataaaaactttttaatgtCATTTGTCAGAACTTTAgaaagtgataaaaatttctcaatgaacGATCGAGTCTATGTGGCATCTATGATAATGATAACTTTGCAAAAAGACATGAGCTATTGCACAGATATCCTCAAAATACTGATGTCTGATTTGATAGAAAGAAATACACGGAGTAATTGTCATCCTAAACTTTTATTTAGAAGAACTGAGAGTGTAGCTGAGAAAATGCTCTCTGCTTGGTTTTCTTTCCTGCTACATAAATTTCTCAGAGAAACTGCTGGATATCCATTAATAAACTTGTTCAGTGCCATTAAACAGCAAATCAATAAAGGGCCAGTAGATATGATAACATCAGAATCTCGTTATTGTCTAAGTGAGACTaaaatgattcgccaaaaaattgattaccatTCTTTGACCATTTTTGTGAATGTTTCTCAGCAAGCAGCTTCCATGATCAAATTGCAATCAGTTGAGCATAAATTTCAGGTCAGAGTGTTGGATTGTGACACAATATCAcaagtgaaagaaaaaatcatgGATGTCATTTCTCCCTCACTTAGTTACAGCCAACAACCCAACCTGTCTGAAATATGTTTAGAGTGGTTGACTGACAAACCAGATACAATGATACTGTTTGATGAtgattttacttcaaaagttaCAGGCAATTGGAGACAAAAGAACACACTTCTTCATTATGGTATCCTAGATGGTGCTGCATTCCATTTAATATCTGTAAATGAAGCAAACCATCGAACTTCACATGTGACAAGCTATCTTTCCAATGAGCATGTCAGTAAATTATCCTCAATACTTCATGTTGCATCAAGAAAAAGTGCAGTAGATTCTACATCAGCACAAAGCAATGAAGCTTGCTTGAAAGAATGGCATTTAGTTGAACCTTTCAATCTAAATGATGATCCAGAGATGGCAAATAATCAAATAGTTCCTGAAATTTACTTAACGAGGTTATTAGCAATGAAAAGCAGTTTACAAAAGTTTGTCAATGATTTGTTTAAGGCTATATTCAAAATCACGCATCAGAACAACTGTTTCCCAGTGGCTATCAAATACATGTTTGATTTCTTGGATGATCAAGCACTACAACATGGTATAACCGATCCAGAGGTTATGCATGTTTGGAAAAACAACTGCCTACCTTTACGATTCTGGGTGAATTTGATTAAAAACCCAGACTTCCTGTTTGATATTCACAAATCAAACCCTATTGATTCGTGTCTCAGCGTTATTGCACAACTTTTAATGGATTCATGTTCAACAGCTGAACTTCATTTGAGCAAAGATTCAGCCACCTCTAAACTGCTTTATGCCAAAGAGATACCATTTTATAGACGATGGGTAGAAAAATATTATGCAGATATtaagaaaatgccaaaaatatcACCTCAGGATATGAGCGCAATGTTGAGAGTGGAGTCACAGACACATGCTGTAGGTTTTGATGTGAATGTGTCCACTTATGAATTATATAAGTATGCAGATAAGTACAAAGAGAAATTAATTACAGCGTTGAAAGATGATCAACTTGTACAGGAAGATTCGTTGGCGTTAAAGTTTCAGAGAGTGCTAGAAACTATGTCAGTCTCGTGGAATTCTTGA